One window from the genome of Rhizobium sp. Pop5 encodes:
- a CDS encoding response regulator, giving the protein MNETRHVVAVVDDDPRLLESMGDLLESAGYVARGFSSAGSLLVNGLSDLDLLITDIGMPGIDGFELRDLVRKSRPELPVFLITGRHEIADQGRAQGAGGFFRKPFDAQALLTAIANALHK; this is encoded by the coding sequence ATGAACGAGACAAGACATGTCGTGGCAGTTGTCGATGACGATCCAAGGCTTCTGGAATCGATGGGCGACCTTCTGGAATCGGCAGGCTATGTGGCCCGCGGCTTCTCGTCGGCGGGCTCGCTGCTGGTCAACGGCCTGTCGGACCTCGACCTGCTCATCACCGATATCGGAATGCCCGGTATCGACGGCTTCGAACTACGTGACCTGGTGCGGAAATCGCGCCCGGAACTGCCGGTATTCCTCATCACCGGTCGCCACGAGATCGCCGATCAGGGCCGCGCGCAAGGCGCCGGCGGATTTTTCCGCAAGCCCTTCGATGCCCAGGCGCTGCTCACGGCCATCGCCAACGCTTTGCACAAATAG
- a CDS encoding response regulator transcription factor: MRVDQTLARRSAPSSLQRRSKEERPLVIIVDDDASVREALSELILSAGFHPASFASTRELLDAEILENPGCLILDVRMPGASGLHLQSHLAENGITKPIIFLTGHGDIPMTVQAMKAGAVDFLTKPVRDQTLLDAVTAAIAMDGERRAEAAIANRNIERLETLTQREREVLHEVARGRLNKQIAFDLGISEVTVKLHRSNVMHKMEAASIGELIRAWETLPAQMRQAAGVR; encoded by the coding sequence ATGAGAGTTGACCAGACTTTGGCCCGGAGATCGGCGCCGTCATCACTGCAGCGCAGAAGCAAAGAGGAGCGGCCGCTGGTCATCATCGTCGATGACGACGCATCCGTCCGGGAGGCACTGTCGGAACTGATCCTGTCGGCAGGCTTCCATCCCGCCAGCTTCGCCTCCACCCGCGAATTGCTCGATGCCGAAATATTGGAGAACCCCGGCTGCCTGATCCTCGATGTGCGCATGCCGGGAGCAAGCGGTCTTCATCTGCAAAGCCATCTGGCCGAAAACGGCATCACCAAGCCGATCATCTTCCTGACAGGGCACGGCGACATCCCGATGACCGTCCAGGCAATGAAGGCCGGCGCCGTTGATTTTCTCACCAAGCCGGTGCGGGACCAGACGCTGCTCGACGCCGTGACCGCGGCGATCGCCATGGACGGCGAACGGCGGGCGGAAGCGGCCATCGCCAACCGCAATATCGAACGCCTGGAGACGCTGACGCAGCGCGAGCGGGAGGTGCTGCATGAAGTGGCGCGCGGACGATTGAACAAGCAGATCGCCTTCGACCTCGGCATCAGCGAAGTGACGGTCAAGCTGCATCGCAGCAACGTCATGCACAAGATGGAAGCCGCCTCCATTGGCGAGCTGATCCGGGCGTGGGAAACGCTACCCGCGCAGATGCGCCAGGCCGCCGGCGTGCGCTGA